ACACTCCCCGGAAGTGTCTTGGTTATCGAACTCCTGCTGAGGTCTTCTTGAACCAAGTGTTGCACTTCGAATGTGAATCCACATCCCCGCCTTCGCGAAGATGACAAAAAAATAACCCTTCTACCCAAAGTCCAAATACTGCACGGTTTTTAATTTTTTATCTAAGATGTATTCTATATGTTTTGTCAAAAGAGAAAATGCTGCTTGTTGTTGATCTACGCTTGTTTTTATTCCAGCACGAAATGCATGAAAAAATGAAAGCATTAAAAACACATCATGTTGATGCTCTATCTCTCTACATGATGAACACAACAAATGTGAAAAATCTGAACTGAGCACCCACCTCTTCTGCAAGCCTGGATCAAAGCGAGTTTGGCACGAGCTACATTCAAAAAACGCCGGCTCAAATCCGCATAACTTGAGCCACTGATATGAATATCGAATCACATCTCGTAAGCTTGGTTCATGCTCTTGCAAGTACGAAAGAAAACGAAGCATGTATGCGTATTTTTCATCCGCCACTTGTTCTTCGGGAAGAAAACGAAGTGAAAGTTCTAAAAAAAACTGGAGCACTGCACTTTTATTATAAGATTTTGAAAGACCAACAGAAGCAAGTTCAGTTTTTGCTTCTCTCAAAAAAACCAAATCGCCCTTCCCTTTTTGAAACGAAATTTCCGCAACTGTACCTGGCTCTAAGCTAGACCCAAAGCGCCTTTGCGACTTTTTTGCTGATTTTGCTATGCCGCTTAATCGGCCTGATTGTCTACTAAAAAAAGAAACAATATGGTCAGACTCACCATACGAAATGCGTTTTAAAATAATGACTTTTTCTACCAGTTCCATGAGGCGGCACTATAAACAAGCTAACGATGCCTGGCAAGAAGCAAGAGCTGTGCTTTGGGGAGGGTTAGAGTAGTGCGGGAGGAGCATTTCCACCAACTCCAAGTGCACGCAAGGTCTCTCGTACTATATCCGAGTCACTCGGTTTCTCTCGCACGGTCCGATCAACGACATGATATGGTGGAGCTTGAAAAACAAGTTGTTGCAAAGGAGGAACAAGAAGAACCCGTAGCATCCCCTTATCACCTTCTTTAAGAACCTTCACGCTCCATTCACCTTCACCGAACAAGTTGGAAATTTCATTTTCATCAAAAGAAGTAATGCCTTCGTCTGAAAGATTCGCCACGGTAATGCTGATCATGTTATCTTCAGTTGTTTCCATGCAAATAGCATCAAGTGCTGAGCTAAAACAATCAGAGCCTGTCTTTGCAAGATTTACAAAAAGTACATAAAGATCACCCATCGCTCTTCTTAAAGTTTTCGCTTGATGCGGTTCAAGAATAAATCTCCAACGATCGGGGATACTCACTTTTGTTTTATATCCTTGGTATGAAAACTGAAGCCCTTCTTCAAAC
This genomic stretch from Deltaproteobacteria bacterium CG11_big_fil_rev_8_21_14_0_20_42_23 harbors:
- the recO gene encoding DNA repair protein RecO, with the protein product MELVEKVIILKRISYGESDHIVSFFSRQSGRLSGIAKSAKKSQRRFGSSLEPGTVAEISFQKGKGDLVFLREAKTELASVGLSKSYNKSAVLQFFLELSLRFLPEEQVADEKYAYMLRFLSYLQEHEPSLRDVIRYSYQWLKLCGFEPAFFECSSCQTRFDPGLQKRWVLSSDFSHLLCSSCREIEHQHDVFLMLSFFHAFRAGIKTSVDQQQAAFSLLTKHIEYILDKKLKTVQYLDFG